Proteins from a genomic interval of Candidatus Babela massiliensis:
- a CDS encoding CPBP family intramembrane metalloprotease, with product MNKLAFKKSILWLLFLTLSLLSSYVAITYFTKAIPLLKIQINSDKNKILKKARKLSAKYGIGPKDFKQSAYFICEHNIQNYIELELNQASSIEDIIEKKLYYPYTWQVRHFQEYNANESVIKFTPEGKFYGFIEHISENEPGSSLSEEEAQAIIKNFLNKETSIDLNEYTLISHSSEHRINGRTDHTFIYQKNLMTPCLKHCLTLSICGNKVTVMNHYIDIPEVFMRKFDQLKSSSEWINTCANMTVYTLYIFLGLLVGLLYLIKKNLLITRPAIMLGFVLAITELFYKLNEIPLSWFYYNTANSLSSHQINYIGGNLTMFIVYIFLYVSTIAVAEGLTRRAFKNHIQFWKILRPSVISTYQTIIQIIVSYLILPIYITFIILFYTFVIKYFGWWSPSTSLINPNILSIYLPGFSVVTYSLRSSIWQECLFRAIPLSFCSIISEEKKYKNVVLFLGLIIQAIIFGSMNTTYLTIPNYIKIIELIIPSFMLGLVYLKWGLLPPILINFTYNTLFLSLPILISKNSNTHIDKLVIILSLMLPLIIVLISKLVSKLRLNNTNPEKIYNGEWQSSRSTSKDLYIDLEKEPAYKHINYKIIYILTTISITLLLAWPSFSQLPNNTKTMQLTRQEAINIAKSFLKKKDINIEDNQKEINTDSNSWSTLTLLENTKEDVLIEKLVLQENSNLYNLLYDLNYLKGLQWIVRFVKFHGTQAEKTEEHIIHISSTKSITRYKHIVFDQISGRYLTQEQAKSLATTFIQDKFKVNISNIVEVSAKDTQKQNRKDWIFIFKDISPEINNKLKDLQPTIVINIAGEEIVDAYKKMNISQIISREEQNQEQIGNIVSAITSTLFLIFMIIALIQFLSLYKMNKFKLSSVNLFFTLYTIILVIKRSLNFPEIISNFSTSKPFYFQLISSEFMYFIYIISSAIGVSLIFGIILSKHHKNYIIPKINQETSQGILLGISLGIIITGITILIEYIIYPSKPVSIISTLNSFYPIALYSLNHIVNYINTTLYLMFIAKLAEYKTNIRSLLIITLSICTIVPIDINIKLDQWLIMISVISIVLFIIYTKIIKYNFSLIPITYACIYQLSLIKSYLISDCSICYFSGLPIVITLILISLCSLILFNFLKSKSNYELKSSNITIPTTIVH from the coding sequence ATGAATAAACTGGCATTCAAAAAATCCATACTTTGGCTATTGTTTTTAACTTTATCTTTATTAAGCTCTTATGTAGCTATAACTTATTTTACTAAAGCTATACCTTTACTTAAAATTCAGATTAATAGCGATAAAAATAAAATACTTAAAAAAGCAAGAAAATTAAGTGCCAAATACGGTATAGGGCCTAAAGACTTCAAACAATCTGCTTATTTTATTTGCGAACATAACATTCAGAATTATATTGAATTAGAGCTCAATCAAGCATCCTCAATTGAGGATATTATAGAAAAAAAACTATATTACCCTTATACGTGGCAAGTTAGACATTTTCAGGAATATAATGCCAATGAAAGTGTTATAAAATTTACACCTGAAGGTAAATTTTATGGATTTATAGAGCATATTTCAGAAAATGAGCCTGGTTCTTCTTTAAGTGAAGAAGAAGCGCAAGCTATAATAAAAAATTTTTTAAATAAAGAAACTAGTATTGACTTAAACGAATATACACTTATCTCTCATTCATCAGAACATAGAATAAATGGCAGAACCGATCATACCTTTATTTATCAAAAGAATCTAATGACTCCTTGCCTAAAACATTGTTTAACTTTATCAATCTGTGGAAATAAAGTTACAGTAATGAATCACTATATCGATATACCAGAAGTTTTCATGCGCAAATTTGATCAACTAAAATCATCAAGTGAGTGGATAAATACCTGCGCAAATATGACTGTATATACTCTATATATATTTCTAGGTCTATTGGTAGGCTTATTATATCTAATCAAAAAAAATCTTTTAATAACACGTCCTGCTATTATGTTAGGTTTTGTTTTGGCAATTACCGAATTATTTTACAAATTAAATGAAATTCCTCTTAGTTGGTTTTATTATAACACTGCAAATTCTTTAAGCTCGCATCAAATTAATTATATTGGCGGAAATTTGACTATGTTTATAGTTTATATATTCCTATACGTTTCTACAATAGCTGTAGCTGAAGGGCTTACACGTAGAGCATTTAAAAATCATATTCAATTTTGGAAGATACTTAGACCTTCGGTAATATCTACTTATCAAACAATCATTCAAATAATAGTAAGCTATTTAATATTACCAATATATATAACATTTATAATACTATTTTATACTTTTGTTATAAAATATTTTGGTTGGTGGAGCCCATCAACATCACTTATAAATCCTAATATATTAAGCATTTATTTACCTGGCTTTAGCGTAGTTACATATAGCCTTAGATCAAGCATTTGGCAAGAATGCTTATTTAGAGCTATTCCTTTATCTTTCTGCTCCATAATCTCTGAAGAAAAAAAATATAAAAATGTAGTACTATTTTTAGGACTAATAATACAAGCAATAATTTTTGGTTCTATGAATACAACTTATCTAACAATTCCAAATTATATAAAAATTATAGAACTTATTATTCCCTCTTTCATGCTTGGATTAGTTTATTTAAAATGGGGCTTATTGCCACCTATTTTAATAAATTTTACTTATAATACACTATTTTTATCCTTACCAATACTAATATCAAAAAATAGTAATACACATATAGACAAATTGGTAATAATATTAAGTCTAATGTTACCTTTAATAATAGTTTTGATAAGTAAATTAGTATCAAAGTTAAGATTGAATAATACTAATCCTGAAAAAATTTATAATGGAGAATGGCAATCATCAAGATCAACATCTAAAGATTTGTATATTGACCTTGAAAAAGAGCCTGCTTATAAGCATATAAATTATAAAATAATTTATATACTAACAACTATATCTATAACTTTACTATTAGCATGGCCTTCATTTTCTCAACTGCCAAATAATACAAAAACAATGCAATTAACAAGACAGGAAGCCATAAATATTGCTAAAAGTTTTCTTAAAAAGAAAGATATAAATATAGAAGACAATCAAAAAGAAATAAACACTGATAGTAATAGCTGGTCAACTTTAACGCTTTTAGAAAACACCAAAGAAGATGTATTAATAGAGAAACTAGTACTTCAAGAAAATTCTAATTTATATAATTTATTATACGATTTAAATTACTTAAAAGGGCTACAATGGATAGTAAGATTCGTCAAATTTCATGGTACGCAAGCGGAAAAAACCGAAGAACATATAATTCATATTTCTTCAACAAAAAGTATAACGAGATATAAGCATATCGTTTTTGATCAAATTTCAGGCAGATATCTAACTCAAGAACAAGCAAAAAGTTTAGCAACAACTTTCATTCAAGATAAATTCAAAGTCAATATTAGCAATATAGTAGAAGTTTCAGCAAAAGATACACAAAAACAAAATAGAAAAGATTGGATTTTTATATTTAAAGATATCTCTCCTGAAATAAATAATAAACTGAAAGATTTACAACCAACTATAGTAATCAATATAGCAGGAGAAGAAATAGTAGATGCCTATAAGAAAATGAACATATCTCAAATCATCTCACGAGAAGAACAAAACCAAGAACAAATAGGAAATATAGTATCAGCTATAACCAGCACTTTATTTTTAATATTTATGATTATCGCTTTAATTCAATTCTTAAGTCTATATAAAATGAACAAGTTTAAACTTAGTAGTGTAAATCTATTTTTTACTCTTTACACTATAATATTAGTGATAAAAAGATCACTAAACTTTCCTGAAATTATATCCAACTTTAGCACTAGCAAGCCTTTTTACTTTCAATTAATCTCAAGCGAATTTATGTATTTTATTTATATTATAAGCTCTGCAATAGGTGTTTCATTAATCTTTGGTATTATATTAAGTAAACATCATAAAAACTATATTATACCAAAAATAAATCAAGAAACTTCCCAAGGAATATTATTAGGAATTTCTTTAGGAATAATAATAACCGGTATTACAATACTTATTGAATATATTATTTATCCTTCAAAACCAGTATCAATAATCTCAACACTGAATTCTTTCTATCCTATAGCACTTTATTCATTAAATCATATAGTAAACTATATAAACACTACTCTATACCTTATGTTTATTGCAAAACTGGCAGAATATAAAACAAATATTAGATCATTATTAATAATTACACTTAGTATATGCACTATAGTACCTATTGATATCAATATAAAACTAGATCAATGGCTCATAATGATATCCGTTATATCTATAGTTTTATTTATAATATATACAAAAATAATCAAGTATAATTTTAGCCTTATACCTATAACTTATGCCTGCATCTATCAGCTAAGTTTAATTAAAAGTTATCTAATATCAGATTGTTCTATATGCTATTTCTCTGGATTACCAATCGTAATAACATTAATCTTAATTTCTCTATGTAGTTTAATATTATTTAATTTTCTAAAATCTAAAAGCAATTATGAGCTTAAAAGCAGTAATATTACTATTCCAACAACAATTGTGCATTAA
- a CDS encoding ABC-F family ATP-binding cassette domain-containing protein, whose translation MILLKSINLLFSNKTIFDDVDIFISQNQRIGVVGRNGAGKSTLLRIITSDIKVDSGIIEIDKNKKIAYLPQEFTFLSTKTVFDEVFSVFDYYNQLKLQKLDLESNLENNISLNPEKDLDLYVKITQELEQFNEVVAIENTKNILNNLGFSSEDFDKPVKDLSVGWKMRLLLSKLLLQEADFYLFDEPTNHLDINTKLWFHDFLKNSKFGFLLVTHDRYFLDNSCDYILELERGKAKIFTGNYSKYLLIKEHQNEILENAYKKQQKEIERKQELIDRFRYKATKAKMAQSLIKQLDKLDVIEVEPKSNNLKLKFPVIDSPGKVVLRFKNLKKIFNDKLIFNNISGEIQKDDKIAIVAANGIGKTTFINLLIGKYSLDDQKSSLIEFGHNVKHAIFEQDQLLALNLENTVYQEIVKTCSKEISESSIRSTLGSFLFTKDDIDKKVAVLSGGERNRLAMVKILLSKANFLILDEPTNHLDLQSKEILLQALKQYSGTILFVSHDQDFLSKLANKLFILSKNEIYVHHGNYDSYIFWQKNNKAKLEFKSPDKKEYILSSVDINQYKKELSSVELKISKLEKDIEKINNDFLNYEYGTDKYFHNVKLLESAKSRLEEYNNKWEDLLQKLDN comes from the coding sequence ATGATTTTATTAAAAAGTATTAATCTTTTATTCTCTAATAAGACTATATTTGACGATGTGGATATTTTTATATCGCAAAATCAGCGTATAGGAGTAGTAGGTCGCAATGGAGCTGGCAAATCTACACTTTTAAGAATTATAACTTCCGATATAAAAGTTGATAGTGGAATTATTGAAATTGATAAAAATAAAAAGATAGCTTATTTGCCTCAAGAATTTACTTTTCTTTCTACTAAAACGGTTTTTGACGAAGTTTTTTCTGTATTTGATTATTATAATCAGCTTAAATTACAAAAATTAGATTTAGAATCGAATTTAGAGAACAATATATCATTGAATCCGGAAAAAGATTTAGATCTTTATGTTAAGATAACTCAGGAACTAGAGCAATTTAACGAAGTGGTTGCTATAGAAAATACTAAAAATATTTTGAATAACTTAGGCTTTTCTTCTGAAGATTTTGACAAGCCGGTTAAAGATTTAAGTGTAGGTTGGAAGATGAGGCTTTTACTTAGTAAGTTATTGTTACAAGAAGCCGATTTTTATCTCTTTGATGAACCTACTAATCATCTTGATATAAACACTAAATTATGGTTTCATGATTTTTTAAAAAATTCTAAATTTGGGTTTTTATTGGTTACTCACGACAGATACTTTCTAGATAATAGCTGTGATTATATTTTAGAGTTAGAAAGAGGAAAAGCAAAAATCTTTACTGGTAATTACAGTAAATATCTATTGATAAAAGAACATCAAAATGAGATTTTGGAAAATGCTTATAAAAAGCAGCAGAAGGAAATAGAGAGAAAGCAAGAATTAATAGATAGATTTAGATATAAGGCTACTAAAGCTAAGATGGCACAGAGTCTAATAAAACAATTAGATAAATTAGATGTAATAGAAGTAGAACCTAAATCTAATAATCTTAAATTAAAATTTCCTGTTATTGATAGTCCTGGTAAAGTGGTATTAAGATTTAAAAATCTGAAAAAAATTTTTAATGATAAATTGATTTTTAATAATATATCGGGAGAAATTCAAAAAGATGATAAAATAGCAATTGTAGCTGCTAATGGTATTGGTAAAACTACTTTTATTAATCTATTAATAGGAAAGTATTCTTTGGATGATCAAAAGAGTTCGTTAATAGAATTTGGGCATAATGTAAAACATGCTATTTTTGAGCAAGATCAACTTTTAGCTTTAAATTTAGAAAACACTGTTTATCAAGAAATAGTTAAAACTTGTAGCAAAGAGATTTCTGAATCTAGTATTAGAAGTACTTTAGGTTCCTTTTTATTTACAAAAGATGATATTGATAAAAAAGTTGCGGTATTAAGTGGCGGAGAGAGAAATAGGTTAGCTATGGTTAAAATTTTGCTTTCAAAAGCAAACTTTTTAATTTTGGATGAACCTACCAATCATTTGGACTTACAATCTAAAGAGATATTACTTCAAGCTTTAAAACAATATTCAGGAACGATTTTATTTGTATCTCATGATCAAGATTTTTTAAGTAAATTAGCTAATAAATTATTCATCTTAAGTAAAAACGAAATCTATGTTCATCATGGAAATTATGATTCTTATATTTTTTGGCAAAAAAATAATAAAGCTAAGTTGGAATTTAAATCTCCAGATAAAAAAGAGTATATTTTGAGTTCTGTTGATATTAATCAGTATAAAAAAGAGTTAAGCTCTGTTGAACTTAAGATCTCTAAGTTAGAAAAAGATATAGAAAAAATAAATAATGATTTCTTAAATTATGAATATGGTACTGATAAATATTTTCATAATGTTAAATTGCTTGAATCAGCCAAATCAAGATTAGAGGAGTATAATAATAAGTGGGAAGATCTGTTACAAAAATTAGATAACTAA